The proteins below are encoded in one region of Zavarzinella sp.:
- a CDS encoding class I SAM-dependent methyltransferase — protein MKRLQFLAIVILGITSRAHAQEAKPGPKDTEKRYSFKRIHDPNGIGKFYMDREIAHVMGHAAASWLERPEREEEENPKKLHAELKLKPGMVVADIGAGSGYHSFRMAEAVGAKGKVYAVDIQKEMLDIIRKRMKETGVTQIEPVMGEIADPKLPENAVDLCLMVDVYHEFEFPYEMAAKLVSCLKPGGKLVFVEYRLEDQKVPIKLVHKMSERQVIKEMSAFPEMKHAGTSKVLPWQHIVTFEKKAK, from the coding sequence ATGAAGCGGCTACAATTTCTGGCAATTGTAATACTTGGTATTACCAGTAGGGCCCACGCACAGGAGGCTAAGCCCGGCCCCAAAGATACCGAAAAGCGGTACAGTTTTAAGCGAATTCACGATCCCAATGGTATTGGCAAGTTCTATATGGACCGTGAAATTGCCCACGTGATGGGGCATGCTGCCGCCAGTTGGCTGGAACGGCCAGAGCGGGAAGAGGAAGAAAATCCTAAAAAACTGCACGCAGAATTGAAGTTAAAGCCCGGCATGGTGGTCGCCGACATTGGTGCGGGCAGTGGTTACCACTCGTTTCGCATGGCCGAAGCGGTGGGAGCCAAAGGAAAAGTCTATGCGGTGGATATCCAGAAAGAGATGCTGGATATCATCCGCAAACGGATGAAAGAAACCGGTGTTACCCAGATTGAACCGGTCATGGGTGAAATCGCGGATCCCAAATTACCGGAAAATGCGGTCGACCTCTGCCTGATGGTAGATGTTTACCACGAGTTTGAGTTTCCGTATGAAATGGCAGCGAAACTGGTTTCCTGCCTCAAACCAGGTGGGAAGCTGGTTTTTGTGGAATATCGCCTCGAAGACCAGAAAGTTCCGATTAAACTGGTGCACAAAATGAGTGAACGTCAGGTAATTAAGGAAATGTCCGCTTTTCCGGAAATGAAGCACGCAGGCACATCAAAAGTCCTGCCATGGCAGCACATCGTTACATTTGAGAAAAAAGCGAAATAA
- a CDS encoding succinate dehydrogenase cytochrome b subunit — MSSASPTKRLTPANFSPSGKGIWDWLRPFFTSSIGAKATTAVTGMALTGFVIAHLVGNLKIFAGRDALNEYAAFLQSFGPLLWVARIGLLVVFVLHLYLALSLKRRSVLARPVKYQFERTIQAPVSSKIMPWTGAVILLFVLFHLAHFTFGWVSTTMATEKTSLKLVEANYLEITDQSGLRDVYTMVIHGFSNPVIAILYLVAQVFLFLHLQHGIASVFQTLGLNTPRIQPTIRKIALGIAGLILLGNSAIVVAVWTGQMEEYGKGVYVHKPETVQMISVPSKN; from the coding sequence ATGTCTTCCGCGTCACCCACGAAACGATTAACACCAGCTAACTTCTCCCCCAGTGGCAAGGGGATCTGGGATTGGCTTCGACCATTTTTCACCAGTTCCATTGGTGCGAAAGCGACGACTGCCGTTACCGGGATGGCTTTGACTGGCTTCGTCATTGCCCACCTGGTGGGGAATCTGAAGATTTTTGCCGGTCGCGATGCACTTAATGAGTATGCCGCTTTCCTGCAAAGTTTTGGCCCACTGCTCTGGGTGGCCCGAATCGGCCTGCTGGTCGTGTTTGTGCTTCACCTGTACCTGGCACTCAGCCTGAAACGCCGATCGGTGCTGGCCCGCCCAGTCAAATATCAGTTTGAACGTACGATTCAGGCACCAGTCAGCAGCAAAATTATGCCCTGGACCGGCGCAGTGATCCTGCTGTTCGTGCTGTTCCATCTGGCCCACTTTACCTTCGGCTGGGTGTCGACCACGATGGCCACGGAAAAAACCAGCCTGAAACTGGTGGAAGCCAATTACCTGGAAATTACCGACCAGTCGGGTCTGCGTGATGTATATACGATGGTGATTCACGGTTTCAGTAATCCAGTGATCGCGATTCTCTATCTGGTGGCACAGGTTTTCCTGTTTCTGCACCTGCAGCACGGAATTGCCAGTGTATTCCAGACTCTCGGCCTGAATACCCCGCGTATTCAGCCCACCATCCGCAAAATTGCCCTCGGAATTGCTGGGTTGATTCTGTTAGGCAACTCTGCCATTGTGGTGGCTGTCTGGACAGGGCAGATGGAAGAATACGGTAAAGGCGTGTATGTGCACAAACCTGAAACCGTTCAGATGATTAGCGTGCCGTCCAAAAACTAG
- a CDS encoding fumarate reductase/succinate dehydrogenase flavoprotein subunit has translation MIQLDSKVPSGPIEQKWTNYKFQSKLVNPANKRKFSVIVVGTGLAGASAAATLSELGYQVHAFCFQDSARRAHSIAAQGGINAAKNYQNDGDSIKRLFYDTIKGGDFRAREANVYRLAEVSVNIIDQCVAQGVPFARDYGGLLTNRSFGGAQVSRTFYCRGQTGQQLLLGAYQALSRQVGYGKVKMHPRTEMLDLVVVDGRARGIVVRDLTTGQISSYSADAVVLATGGYSNAYYLSTNAAGCNVTATFRAYKRGATFANPCYTQIHPTCIPVAGDHQSKLTLMSESLRNDGRVWVPKSPGDVGKHPNDIPEGDRDYYLERIYPSFGNLAPRDVSSRAAKRVCDEQRGVGPGGRGVYLDFRDAIKRDGATKVKERYDNLFEMYERITGENAYTQPMRIYPALHYTMGGLWVDYNLMSNIEGLFVIGEANFSDHGANRLGASALMQGLADGYFILPYTIGNYFAGAKKEVLPTDHAEFLKCEQEQAEQIKKLLSIGGKKTAIEFHREAGKVLWDNVGMSRTRQSCESAVKRLQDLREEYWHSVNVPGTDANLNQALERAGRVADFLEFGELLALDALTREESCGGHFREEYQQGDGEAARDDEHYSHVAAWEYSGFKKDPVRNTEPLNWEVVQPSLRSYK, from the coding sequence ATGATTCAGCTCGACTCTAAGGTTCCTTCTGGTCCGATCGAGCAAAAATGGACCAATTACAAGTTTCAGTCCAAACTGGTCAACCCAGCCAATAAACGAAAGTTTTCGGTGATTGTTGTGGGTACCGGTTTGGCAGGTGCCTCCGCTGCAGCCACGCTGTCGGAATTAGGCTATCAGGTGCATGCGTTCTGCTTTCAGGATTCTGCACGCCGAGCCCACTCCATCGCCGCCCAGGGTGGGATCAACGCCGCAAAAAATTACCAGAATGACGGCGATAGTATCAAACGGTTGTTTTATGATACGATTAAAGGTGGCGATTTCCGTGCCCGCGAAGCAAACGTGTATCGCCTCGCGGAAGTATCGGTCAATATCATCGATCAGTGCGTCGCCCAGGGTGTCCCATTTGCCCGCGATTATGGTGGCCTGCTGACCAATCGCTCCTTCGGTGGGGCTCAGGTCTCCCGAACGTTCTATTGCCGTGGGCAGACTGGCCAACAGCTCTTGCTGGGTGCATACCAGGCCCTGTCCCGTCAGGTCGGTTATGGCAAAGTGAAAATGCACCCACGCACCGAAATGCTGGATCTGGTGGTGGTCGACGGCCGGGCACGCGGGATCGTCGTACGAGACCTAACTACTGGCCAGATAAGCAGTTACAGTGCAGATGCCGTAGTGTTGGCCACGGGAGGCTACAGCAACGCCTACTACCTGTCCACCAACGCAGCGGGCTGCAACGTTACCGCCACCTTCCGTGCGTACAAACGGGGTGCCACGTTTGCCAACCCCTGTTACACGCAGATTCACCCCACCTGTATTCCGGTGGCGGGCGACCATCAGTCGAAATTGACCCTGATGAGCGAATCGTTGCGGAACGATGGCCGCGTCTGGGTGCCAAAATCTCCTGGTGATGTCGGCAAGCACCCGAACGACATTCCGGAAGGCGACCGCGACTACTATCTGGAACGAATCTACCCCAGCTTCGGCAATCTTGCCCCACGCGACGTCTCCAGTCGTGCTGCAAAACGCGTCTGCGACGAGCAGCGGGGCGTTGGTCCCGGTGGACGGGGTGTTTACCTCGATTTCCGCGACGCCATCAAGCGAGATGGTGCCACCAAAGTCAAAGAGCGGTACGACAATCTGTTCGAAATGTACGAGCGGATTACTGGCGAAAATGCCTACACCCAGCCAATGCGGATTTACCCCGCACTCCACTACACAATGGGCGGGCTATGGGTCGATTATAACCTGATGTCCAATATCGAAGGACTGTTCGTGATTGGGGAAGCCAACTTCTCCGACCATGGTGCCAACCGCCTGGGGGCTTCCGCACTGATGCAGGGGCTGGCCGATGGTTACTTCATCCTTCCCTACACGATTGGCAACTACTTTGCTGGCGCGAAGAAAGAAGTGTTGCCCACCGACCATGCTGAATTCCTCAAATGTGAACAGGAACAGGCAGAACAGATCAAGAAACTGCTATCCATTGGTGGGAAGAAAACCGCCATTGAGTTCCACCGCGAAGCGGGCAAAGTTCTCTGGGACAACGTGGGCATGTCCCGCACACGGCAATCGTGTGAGTCTGCGGTCAAACGCCTGCAGGATCTGCGCGAAGAATACTGGCATTCGGTGAACGTCCCTGGCACCGATGCCAATTTGAACCAGGCACTGGAACGGGCAGGTCGGGTGGCAGATTTTCTGGAGTTTGGCGAACTGCTGGCATTGGATGCTCTGACCCGCGAAGAATCGTGTGGGGGGCACTTCCGCGAAGAATATCAGCAGGGTGATGGCGAAGCCGCCCGCGATGATGAACATTACAGCCATGTGGCTGCCTGGGAATATTCAGGCTTCAAGAAAGACCCTGTCCGCAATACAGAACCACTGAATTGGGAAGTTGTCCAGCCATCGTTGAGATCTTACAAGTAA
- a CDS encoding succinate dehydrogenase/fumarate reductase iron-sulfur subunit: protein MNLTLHVWRQQDAKSPGAMETYKATNVSEDMSFLEMLDEVNEELIRQGKEPIAFDHDCREGICGSCAMMINGMAHGPEKGTTACQLHMRKFSDGEEIWIEPWRAAAFPVVRDLVTDRSSFDRIIQAGGYVSVNTGGARDANNLPIPKESAETAMDAAACIGCGACAASCKNASAMLFVAAKVVHLGSVPQGQAERRDRALKMLAVHDEEGFGHCTNQYECEAACPKGIGVKFIAQLNRDFLKASLCVVGQREESGDGAS, encoded by the coding sequence ATGAACCTAACTCTACATGTCTGGCGACAACAGGATGCCAAATCTCCTGGTGCAATGGAAACCTACAAGGCGACCAACGTCAGCGAGGACATGTCATTTCTGGAAATGCTGGATGAAGTGAACGAAGAGTTGATTCGTCAGGGGAAAGAACCAATCGCCTTCGACCACGATTGTCGCGAAGGAATTTGTGGTTCTTGTGCCATGATGATCAATGGCATGGCCCACGGGCCAGAAAAAGGCACCACCGCCTGCCAGCTTCACATGCGAAAGTTTTCCGACGGTGAAGAAATCTGGATTGAACCATGGCGTGCTGCGGCATTTCCCGTGGTGCGGGATCTGGTGACCGATCGCTCATCATTCGACCGTATCATCCAGGCTGGTGGTTACGTTTCCGTAAACACCGGTGGGGCCCGAGATGCCAACAACCTGCCGATTCCCAAGGAATCTGCGGAAACCGCCATGGACGCTGCCGCCTGCATTGGTTGTGGTGCCTGTGCGGCAAGCTGCAAGAATGCTTCCGCCATGTTGTTTGTGGCTGCCAAAGTGGTGCACCTTGGCAGTGTGCCACAAGGTCAGGCAGAACGCCGCGACCGTGCATTGAAAATGCTGGCCGTACACGATGAAGAAGGCTTTGGCCACTGCACCAATCAGTATGAATGTGAAGCAGCCTGCCCGAAAGGAATTGGCGTGAAGTTTATTGCCCAACTCAACCGCGATTTCCTGAAAGCAAGTCTTTGCGTGGTGGGTCAGCGGGAAGAATCGGGCGATGGGGCCAGCTAA
- a CDS encoding Gfo/Idh/MocA family oxidoreductase, which yields MNRRQVLQTLTATALAAPAVFRQHATAAPSDTVYHASFGADGMAYADLSSLAGSKNLKLVAVAEVDTNRLAKVKKQFPDVKVYADWRELLDKEKNLTSCNISTPDHMHAPITMRAMHQGLHVYTQKPLTQTIYEARRLREVATEKKLVTQMGIQIHSHAVHRTVVATIQAGAIGKVKEVHSWSGKQWGDAAPKPDKKDPVPANLNWDLWLGVAAERPFIGGSYYHPGNWRKRLDFGTGTFGDMGCHILDPVFASTAVTNPTSVVSTGDAPNEYNWGLNVQVKYTFAGSQYTTDTVVINWYNGKNRPPAEVVQLLGKRTLNDQGSIYIGTEGVLYSPYIGAPILLPTEKFAEYKIPNQDGQNHYLQFVEAVRGNGKTSAPFEYSGPLTEAVLLGCLSTRFKGETLEWVSDKLQIKNNAKATAMVKRDYRKGWEVEGL from the coding sequence ATGAATCGAAGACAAGTCCTGCAAACCCTTACTGCAACAGCACTTGCAGCACCTGCGGTATTTCGCCAGCATGCGACGGCAGCTCCCAGCGATACCGTCTATCATGCCAGCTTCGGTGCCGATGGGATGGCCTACGCCGACCTTTCCTCGCTGGCAGGCAGCAAAAATCTGAAACTGGTTGCTGTGGCAGAAGTCGATACGAACCGCCTTGCCAAAGTGAAAAAGCAGTTCCCCGATGTGAAAGTGTATGCCGATTGGCGGGAACTGCTCGATAAGGAAAAGAATCTGACATCGTGCAACATTTCCACGCCCGACCATATGCACGCACCGATCACGATGCGGGCCATGCACCAGGGACTGCATGTTTACACCCAAAAGCCTTTGACGCAAACGATTTACGAAGCACGCCGCCTGCGGGAAGTGGCAACGGAGAAGAAACTGGTTACCCAGATGGGGATTCAGATTCACTCCCACGCTGTACACCGCACCGTGGTTGCAACCATTCAGGCGGGTGCGATTGGCAAAGTGAAGGAAGTGCACAGTTGGAGTGGTAAGCAATGGGGCGACGCCGCACCAAAGCCAGATAAGAAAGATCCTGTTCCAGCAAACTTGAATTGGGATTTGTGGCTGGGTGTTGCTGCAGAACGCCCCTTCATTGGTGGCAGTTATTACCACCCAGGCAACTGGCGGAAACGCCTCGACTTCGGTACGGGCACGTTTGGCGACATGGGCTGCCACATTCTCGATCCGGTGTTCGCTTCAACGGCAGTGACCAACCCCACCAGTGTGGTTTCCACGGGTGATGCCCCCAATGAATATAACTGGGGTTTGAATGTGCAGGTGAAATACACATTCGCAGGCAGCCAATACACCACCGATACCGTGGTGATCAACTGGTACAACGGCAAAAACCGCCCACCCGCGGAAGTGGTGCAGCTTCTGGGCAAACGGACGCTGAACGATCAGGGTTCGATCTATATTGGTACCGAAGGGGTGCTTTATTCACCTTATATCGGTGCACCGATTTTATTGCCCACGGAGAAGTTTGCAGAATACAAGATCCCTAACCAGGATGGCCAGAACCATTACCTGCAGTTTGTGGAAGCGGTTCGTGGGAATGGAAAAACGTCTGCACCGTTTGAATATTCCGGCCCACTGACAGAAGCGGTGCTGCTGGGTTGCCTGTCCACCCGCTTCAAAGGCGAAACACTGGAATGGGTATCGGATAAACTGCAGATCAAGAACAACGCAAAAGCGACTGCCATGGTAAAACGGGATTATCGTAAAGGCTGGGAAGTGGAAGGGTTGTAA
- a CDS encoding ArsC family (seleno)protein → MAKKIDWLYERKGCTTCKKAMAFLDGAAVKIGEVVIANKQKYGPEDALELTKKVSKVVAMKGKKLEVLPLKTTDEETLLAHLIGPTGNLRAPTAIVGKTMYVGFNEEGYGEITG, encoded by the coding sequence ATGGCAAAGAAGATTGACTGGTTGTACGAGCGGAAAGGGTGTACTACCTGCAAAAAGGCAATGGCTTTTCTGGATGGTGCTGCGGTGAAAATTGGCGAAGTGGTGATTGCCAACAAGCAGAAGTATGGGCCGGAAGATGCCCTGGAACTGACGAAAAAAGTAAGCAAAGTCGTTGCGATGAAAGGGAAAAAGCTGGAAGTGCTGCCCCTGAAAACCACCGATGAAGAGACTCTGCTAGCTCACCTGATTGGGCCAACGGGCAATCTGCGTGCCCCCACAGCCATCGTTGGGAAAACCATGTACGTGGGCTTCAATGAAGAAGGTTACGGCGAAATCACTGGTTGA
- a CDS encoding type II secretion system F family protein — MPDFKFEALASTGLKETGVLTASTEREAASILDARGLFPIRVSLSKGSVVSNKSTVRVGKRYVAAFYSQLADLIHSGVPLLKSLDVLTRQSTKQQLSFAIREVRAAVADGTTLADAMNGFPGVFDDLAVSMIRAGQEGGFLEDVLRRISQFYENQEDLRSKVAGSLAYPIILAVIGSIILVVLIVFFVPRFEEVFEKLRQKGGLPTITTFVLGVSRFMVSYWYIVLGMGLATVFGFYRWKTSPTGSMMWDRIKLSLPLAGPLVRSLALGRFTRILGTLLANGIPIVRSLQISKDSSGNKVLAAAIEEAAENVTAGEKLAGPFRKSKYIPRDIVEMIAVAEESNNLEKVLVDIANNLDKRTQRNLELFVRLLEPAMLLVMAMIVGVVVAGLLLPVFRMGSTV; from the coding sequence ATGCCAGATTTTAAATTCGAAGCACTTGCCAGCACTGGCCTGAAGGAAACTGGCGTGCTGACTGCCAGCACCGAACGCGAAGCAGCCAGTATTCTGGATGCCCGTGGGCTGTTCCCCATTCGGGTTTCCCTCTCGAAAGGATCGGTGGTCTCCAACAAAAGCACGGTGCGGGTGGGCAAACGCTACGTTGCCGCGTTTTACTCCCAGCTGGCCGATCTGATCCATTCTGGCGTGCCACTGCTGAAATCGCTGGACGTTTTAACCCGGCAGAGCACCAAACAGCAGTTATCTTTTGCGATTCGCGAGGTGCGTGCAGCGGTTGCCGATGGCACCACGCTCGCTGATGCAATGAACGGCTTTCCGGGTGTCTTCGATGATCTGGCCGTCAGCATGATCCGTGCCGGTCAGGAAGGGGGCTTCCTGGAAGATGTGCTGCGGCGAATTTCGCAGTTTTATGAAAATCAGGAAGATTTACGCTCCAAAGTGGCTGGCTCGCTGGCCTATCCGATTATTCTGGCGGTGATTGGCTCCATCATTCTGGTGGTGCTGATTGTGTTCTTTGTACCCAGGTTCGAAGAGGTATTTGAAAAACTACGCCAGAAAGGCGGCCTGCCCACCATTACCACCTTTGTACTGGGAGTCAGCCGATTTATGGTCTCCTACTGGTACATTGTGCTGGGGATGGGTCTGGCGACTGTTTTCGGATTTTATCGCTGGAAAACCAGTCCCACCGGCAGCATGATGTGGGACAGAATCAAGCTATCCCTCCCACTGGCTGGACCGCTGGTGCGTTCACTGGCTCTGGGTCGGTTTACCCGTATTCTGGGCACACTGCTGGCGAATGGTATTCCGATTGTTCGCTCGCTGCAGATTTCAAAAGATTCCAGTGGCAATAAGGTGCTGGCCGCTGCCATTGAAGAAGCCGCCGAAAATGTGACCGCCGGGGAAAAACTGGCTGGCCCGTTTCGCAAATCGAAATATATCCCCCGCGACATTGTGGAAATGATTGCCGTGGCAGAGGAAAGTAACAACCTGGAGAAGGTGCTTGTCGATATTGCCAATAATCTGGATAAAAGAACCCAACGGAACCTCGAGTTATTTGTGCGATTATTGGAACCTGCCATGTTGCTGGTAATGGCAATGATTGTGGGTGTGGTGGTGGCCGGACTGTTGCTGCCCGTGTTCCGAATGGGCTCCACAGTGTAA
- the gspE gene encoding type II secretion system ATPase GspE, producing MSILERMVARGQLSDSDSKRALELHNQEPNRALHEIMIERGIGNEMTVLEEVAYELGMELVDLSHTRIDPDTLSAMPTKMVHRKALVPIARENGSLVVAMANPYDVYAVDELQNLTGLEIRPVLGSPREISRLIKQYFGVGGETVTALVQDKDEVELLEGLEADDSDLAKQAQEASVVKLVNEILIEAATERASDIHIEPEENALRIRYRIDGLLQTQVLPPEINRFANAIISRIKIMARLNIAEKRLPQDGRIKMRVQGREVDVRVSIIPMIHGEGIVMRLLDKGRMVFNLANVGMLPDNYKKFKQLIDLPHGIVLVTGPTGSGKSTTLYSALNEIKDEVTKIITVEDPVEYQQPGISQIQTHAKIGLTFANALRSILRHDPDVILIGEMRDLETAEAAIQSSLTGHMVFSTLHTNDAPSAFTRLIDMGVEPFLVASTVEGIMAQRLLRTICSECKVSYQPDHPDVPPDFPGFDVKLPAVPTLWKGTGCRSCRNSGYRGRTGIHELMLNTDEIRDLIVQRANAGDIRKAALRNGMRTLRQDGWMKVQAGNTTMDEVTRTTAGDILS from the coding sequence ATGTCTATTCTTGAACGAATGGTCGCCCGCGGACAGTTAAGCGATTCGGATTCCAAGCGTGCACTGGAACTGCACAACCAGGAACCGAACCGTGCCCTCCACGAAATCATGATTGAACGTGGGATCGGCAACGAAATGACCGTGCTGGAAGAGGTCGCCTACGAACTGGGCATGGAATTGGTCGATCTCAGCCACACTCGCATTGATCCGGATACCCTTTCGGCGATGCCCACCAAAATGGTGCATCGCAAGGCACTGGTGCCCATTGCCCGCGAAAATGGTTCGCTGGTGGTGGCAATGGCCAATCCCTACGATGTTTATGCCGTTGATGAACTGCAAAATCTCACCGGACTGGAAATCCGCCCAGTGCTGGGCAGCCCACGCGAAATTTCGCGCCTGATCAAACAATATTTCGGCGTGGGTGGGGAAACTGTTACCGCACTGGTGCAGGATAAAGACGAAGTTGAATTGCTGGAAGGGCTGGAAGCAGACGACAGCGACCTTGCGAAACAGGCTCAGGAAGCCTCAGTCGTCAAACTGGTGAACGAAATTCTGATCGAAGCCGCCACCGAACGTGCCAGCGATATTCATATTGAACCGGAAGAGAATGCACTGCGGATTCGCTATCGGATTGATGGTTTGCTCCAAACACAGGTTCTGCCACCGGAAATCAACCGGTTTGCCAATGCCATTATCAGCCGGATCAAAATTATGGCCCGGCTGAACATTGCCGAAAAACGCCTCCCACAGGACGGGCGGATTAAGATGCGGGTGCAGGGCCGCGAGGTGGATGTCCGCGTTTCTATTATTCCGATGATCCACGGTGAAGGGATCGTGATGCGGTTGCTGGATAAAGGCCGGATGGTCTTCAATCTGGCCAACGTGGGGATGTTGCCGGACAATTACAAGAAATTCAAGCAACTGATCGATCTGCCCCACGGTATTGTGCTGGTTACTGGCCCCACTGGATCGGGGAAATCCACCACACTTTATTCTGCACTGAATGAAATTAAAGACGAAGTCACCAAGATTATCACCGTCGAAGATCCCGTGGAATACCAGCAGCCTGGTATCAGCCAGATTCAGACGCACGCCAAAATCGGCCTGACATTTGCCAACGCACTCCGTTCGATTCTGCGGCATGACCCGGACGTGATTCTGATTGGTGAAATGCGGGATCTGGAAACCGCAGAAGCGGCCATTCAATCCTCGCTGACGGGTCACATGGTGTTCAGTACCCTGCACACCAACGATGCCCCAAGTGCCTTCACCCGTCTGATTGACATGGGTGTGGAGCCGTTCCTGGTCGCCAGTACGGTGGAAGGAATTATGGCACAGCGGCTGCTGCGGACGATCTGTTCGGAATGCAAAGTCAGCTATCAGCCTGATCATCCCGATGTCCCACCTGATTTTCCGGGCTTTGACGTGAAACTCCCCGCAGTACCCACGTTATGGAAGGGAACTGGCTGTCGATCGTGCCGTAATTCCGGCTACCGTGGGCGAACAGGCATCCATGAACTGATGTTGAATACCGATGAAATTCGCGATTTAATTGTTCAACGGGCGAACGCGGGGGATATTCGCAAAGCAGCATTGAGAAATGGCATGCGTACCCTGCGACAGGACGGCTGGATGAAGGTGCAGGCGGGCAACACTACCATGGATGAAGTGACTCGCACCACCGCTGGCGATATTTTGAGCTAA